The Flavobacterium praedii genome window below encodes:
- the galK gene encoding galactokinase produces MNDLLIKKTTAFFQEKFGKAPEKIVLSPGRINIIGEHIDYNDGYVLPAAIDKIICFAFAKNNSKTSKIVAIDLNEEFEVDLTQTISLSKVVWTNYILGVIKQLQDKGLSFQGFDCVFSSNIPVGSGLSSSAALECGTIFGIKELFNLSIPKVDIALMGQKAEHWVGINCGIMDQFSSVMGLENKVIKIDCKTLEYEYHNADFNDYSLILFDSNVKHSLFSSAYNTRREECEEGLSIIKSNFPEITSFRDCTESHVLQLKEEMAPNVFDRCHYVVLEIHRVALACQALDNGNIEALGKLLFETHEGLSKEYLVSCEELDFIVDTLKQEDAVIGSRLMGGGFGGCTINLIKKGEEEAIKEKLTKLYKEAFDIDLKIYDVKIGNGTSLYEPVL; encoded by the coding sequence ATGAACGATTTATTAATAAAAAAAACGACGGCATTTTTTCAGGAAAAATTTGGTAAAGCTCCCGAAAAAATTGTGCTTTCTCCAGGACGAATTAACATCATAGGAGAACATATTGATTATAATGATGGGTATGTTTTGCCCGCAGCTATTGACAAAATTATTTGTTTCGCTTTTGCAAAAAACAATTCAAAAACATCCAAAATTGTTGCGATTGACTTAAATGAAGAATTTGAAGTCGATTTGACTCAAACCATTTCATTGAGCAAAGTAGTTTGGACGAATTATATTTTGGGAGTAATCAAACAGTTGCAGGATAAAGGTCTTTCTTTTCAAGGTTTCGATTGTGTTTTTAGCAGTAATATTCCAGTTGGATCAGGATTGTCTTCATCGGCAGCTTTAGAATGTGGAACTATTTTCGGAATCAAAGAATTGTTCAATTTGTCAATTCCTAAAGTGGATATTGCTTTAATGGGACAAAAAGCGGAACACTGGGTTGGAATCAATTGCGGAATAATGGATCAGTTTTCGAGCGTGATGGGTTTAGAAAATAAAGTGATTAAAATCGATTGCAAAACATTAGAATACGAATACCACAACGCTGATTTTAATGATTATTCACTGATTTTATTTGATAGTAATGTGAAACATTCTTTGTTTTCTTCGGCATATAATACTAGAAGAGAAGAATGTGAAGAAGGGCTTTCAATTATCAAAAGTAATTTTCCTGAGATTACTAGTTTCAGAGATTGTACCGAAAGTCATGTACTTCAATTAAAAGAAGAAATGGCACCAAATGTATTTGATCGATGTCATTATGTTGTTTTAGAAATTCATCGTGTAGCACTTGCTTGCCAAGCTTTGGATAATGGAAACATTGAAGCATTAGGTAAACTACTTTTTGAAACCCATGAAGGGTTATCCAAAGAATATTTGGTAAGCTGCGAGGAACTGGATTTTATTGTGGATACTTTAAAACAAGAGGATGCCGTAATTGGTTCTCGTTTGATGGGTGGCGGCTTTGGTGGTTGCACGATTAACTTGATCAAAAAAGGAGAAGAAGAAGCTATTAAAGAAAAACTGACAAAGTTGTATAAAGAAGCTTTTGATATTGATTTAAAAATTTATGATGTAAAGATCGGGAACGGTACATCATTATATGAGCCAGTACTTTAG